GGGTTGTGGATTCTATGGCGTTTTCCCCAGGGTAGCTCGTTCCTCCCAACCCTGGGCTTTGAGGCGCAATCCCGTTGGGATAGGGAGGAAGCCCTCCGAACTTGTGGGTAATGCTCAGGGCACGACACCGCTTTTCCTTCACGCCACCCTATCCCCTCCCGCTCACCCATTAACCTACAACACCCCCAGCCACTCCGTCGCGCGTAGGAAAAGCGGAGACATGTCTCCGCGCTCCATAGCGCCCCCTCTCTAGGAAGCCCTGTTGAGTCGAATACGATTACGAATGGGATCCCGGTTCTCCATGGCCTTCACTTTGTCTTCTCTGCGTATCTACAAAGCGTCGGCAATGGTCCCCGCTCTTTCCTTCCCATCCGTGTGATCCGCGTGATCCGTGGGCAACAACTTGGGTTCCGGTCCCGTTCGATTGAGGGGGATGTTGAACCGCTATGGACGCAAAGGACGCGGTGTCCGAGAGGAAAGAAGAGTCCTGCTTTTCTTACTCCGACGGCCCCCCATCGAGTCCATCGCTAATCCATTGCCTCTTCACGACGCGGCTACGGGGTAAGCACAGGCGATCTAGGGCGTCGCTGGCCCCAGCAGGCTCCGATTTGAGTCGTCGGCGGGATCGTCGGGACGCGGGTAGTCGCGCCAGAGCCAGCGGAGCATCTCGGGCAGCATCGCCCCACCCTGCTTGTTGGAATGCGTACCGATACCCCAGCAGTAATTGACGTCGTATCCCTTTTCAGTCAACGCGCTCACCATCCGCCGGTTTTGCGTATGCCAATCCCACTTCGGATCATAGGATCCATCCCTCCGGCGACCTCGATTGTCGTTCAATCCATCCTGAAGAAAAATGCGAATGGGCTTTCGCTCGCTCGCACGAACCATATCCGGATAGGCGTGCCCCCCCCGGATATTGGTAAAACTCCCAATCGTGCTCAGCACTTTGCGAAATTGATCAGGCCGATGCCAGGCGACCGTGAACGCACAGATGGCTCCCGAGCTGGCTCCGCCAATCGCTCGATCGTCCGGGTTGGCACTAATGTTGTAGTCCTTCTGCAAGGTGGGCAGAAGCTCCTGCACAATCATGCGGGTGTAGTTATCGTTGAGTTCGTTGTACTCCGTCGGACGGTTATTGATCCGATCACCCCAGTCTTCGGGCGAGGATTCCTTCTGATCCGGACGTCGGCCAGGGTTGATGAACACCGCCAGCGTGACCGGCATCTCGCGGCGGTAGATCAGGTTGTCAAAGACAAACGGAACCCGGTAGTCGCCATTGGTTCTCACGAACGCCTGACCATCTTGAAAGATCATGAGCGCGGCCGGTTTGCTGGCGCTGTACTGGGCGGGAACGTATACCCAGTAGTGTCGGGTGGTGTTGGTGAAAACCTGGCTGGCGAGGGTCAGCGGGCCGATGACTTTGCCTCGCGGCACGCCTTCGTGAGGCTGTGAATCCGGCCCCAGCAGATAGACATCGTCGGTGGGCGCGCCGAGCCCTGGAAGCGCGAAACTCAGAATCAGGGTCAGGAGGAGGAGCGGTGAGGTCCATCGCGGAAAGGGCCAAGGCTCGTTCAGATTTGAGCGGAGTTGAGCTGGGTGCATGGGAGATTGGTAGCCTGCCTAGTCCAGCCGAGGCAAGCGATGAGTGAGATCAATGGGATTCCGACTCCGTCGGGAGAGTGGGATTTGAAGAGGGTGAGTATTCAGGTTGCGCTCCGCCCCCCCTCGGGGACGATTTTGAAGTGGGTGAGAATGGTGGTGAATTCGCGACGGAAGCGGTGGCATTGTGCCGGGCTTTCAGCCCTTGATGGGCGGAGGATGTTCACCTGGGGTTTGTCACCCCAGGCTGGGATGGGACGCACCGTTGGCGCTCAAGGGCAACGATTCACTGGACCGATGCAACCCAGCTTAGACGAGTGAGCCCAGATCCGTAGGGGCTCCACCAGTGGCGTTAGACTCCACGGGCCAAAGGCCCAGCACCATCCCAGCCTGGGGTGCCAACCCCAGCTGGCCATCCCTCACACACGCCGAGGGCTGAAAGCCCGCACCATCGCGGGAGCCCACACGCGGAATTCAGTCTGAATCTCACCCACTTCTAATCATCCCCCCCCGTCGGAGGGATGGATGCTTTGGCCTTCCTTTATGCACTGCTCTATCGGAAACTGGATCGAATTGAGTTGGCTGATAGGGCACCACGTTTTAACGCACGCATATGGCTATTACCGACGAAGAGATCGCACAGCACACCATCACGTTGGAGAAGCAATGCTGGTCGACCCACCGACCGTCCTTGAAGGTTTGCCTGCCGTGATTACATTCTCCCCCGAACGCAGCCTCATCAATGCCATGAAAACGACATCCACTCCTTGCCTGCGGGGGGGCCCCTTGTTTCTTACCCTATTGATCCTGCTCCCCACCACCGCCGGGGCCCATACCGAGTCGGGAGTGATCGGTGGGGTGCTCAGTGGGTTCAAGCACCCGCTCACCGGACTCGACCATATGCTGGCGATGTTCGCCGTTGGACTGTGGGGTGCCTTTCTCGGCACCCGAGCCATGTGGACGCTGCCGGTGGTATTCCCGGTGGTCATGGCCTTGGGCGGTGCCGCAGGCGTGCTAGGGCTGCCGTTGCCGGCTGTTGAAACCGGCATCGCCCTTTCGGCGGTGGTGCTCGGAGCGATGGTCGGCTTGGCACTCAAGCCGCCCCTGTGGGTCGCTGCCGTTCTGGTCGGGATCTTCGCCATCTTCCACGGACACGCACATGGAACCGAGCTGCCTAAGTCGGACAATGCCCTGGCCTACGCCATCGGATTCGTGATCGCCACCGGATTGCTGCATTTGTGCGGAATCGGGGTGGGCCTGGTGGTTCGCTGGCCTTGGGGAAAAGTTGCCGTGCGCGTGGGGGGCGGCATTATCGCCGCAGTGGGCTTTGGCTTCCTGTTCGGGTTACTTTAGCCATGGTCAGGCCATCATTTCCTTGGATCGGTCGATTACTCGTGGCCCTCATCTTGACGGGCCTGCCTGGCATCGCTCACGCCCATTCGCCGATCGCAGGAGCGGGAGATGTCGTCAACGGAGTCCTACACCCCCTGCTGAGCCCAACCCATGTGCTCGTTCTGCTCGCGCTGGGCCTCACGGCTGGACGGGGCCAGCAATCCGAGCTGAGGTTCCCCATGTTCGCCTTCATTCCTCTCTCCGCCCTGGGTTTGTTTCTGACGACCACCGGGTGGGTCGAGACGGTGCATCCGACGATCCTCATCGGGATCGCCCTCGTTCCTGCCGCCCTCCTCGCGTTGGAGAAGATCCCTCCTCGGAGTGTTCTGACCGCTCTCTTCGGCTGTGGAGCGTTGGCGCTGGGACTGGATTCACGCGTGGAAAGCGGCTCGGCGTCCTCGGCGAACAAGGTTCTGGTGGCGAATTGGATCAGTCTGAACGTCCTCGTGGCTGACGTGGCCATCTATGTGGGTCTGCTGGGAGCGGCAAAATGGTTCAAGATCGCGCTTCGGATTGCCGGATCCTGGATGATCGCCATCGGCGTGATGGTGCTCGCGTTCGCCTTACGGCGATAGCTTTAGCCACAGCCGGAGATCAAAGGCTGGCAGCCCCGATCGCCGTTCGCGTTGGAACAGGGTCCGTCCGGATAGGTTCTGGTTATCGTCCTCAAAGTATCACTGACATCGAACCAAATGTGGCAAATCATTGAATTCCTCGGTTGGACGGGATGGTTAATTGGCGCCATCTGTTTGGTCGGCTTCCTCTGGCAACGCGACGTCAATCGGCAGCGCGAGAAGGACGAAGCGGCCAAGGATGACAACCCGCACGGCACCGCCACCCAGCCGGGCGAAGGTGATTAACCTCAGCTCAATGGCCCGCTAAACAAGCCAACCACGCGAAACCTGGAAGGCGTGCAGAGTTCGGGGAAACCTACCAGGAAAGGACTAGTTTTGGCGTTTGAAATTTCCGACGGTTGTTCCCCATCGGGTCCCTTGGGTCCATCGCGGTTTAAAACTCGGGCCCCGTTCCGTTCGGTGGGGAAGAGGTTGAACCGGCAGGCTGGCTAAGGGATGGATTGGAGGCAGACGCCGTTCGGAATACTTGCTCGTGGACCTGCTTGCGCCTTTCAGGGAAGTAAACGACGCTAGGGCCCGAAAGTACCATGGAAACCGAACCATCGAACTCAGGGCCTCCCCGTGAAGGCCGGCTACTTTTCGCTCAGCGGACCTGGATGCCACTGCTCTTGGGCGGCGGGTCATTGGGTTTCTTGCTGCTAGCGACAGCGTTCAAGGGGTTGGCAATCCTGACTTGGCCTTCCCTGGCCGGAGTGGGGGTCGCCCTGGTCTACCTTCTTATCCAATGCGGTGTCAGACTTTATGAAAGGCGATGGAAGGCGACGCTATTCGCCTTGTTGAGGCTGGGCGGATTGGGCTTGCTGACAATCCTGGCTCTGGGAGCCTTGCTTTTTTCTTCGATGTTCGGGCCCTCCGAGGACCACTTCGCCGACAATTTGATGATTCCGGAGAACATCGAAGTCGCCGAACCGGAGAGCGGCGAAAGTGCCGTGAACAAGCTCGAAATCAACGAGAGCACCGACCCATTCCAGAGTGCTGTCCGCCAAGCCCTAGCCCTCCCGGGAGGAGACCAGGTTGAGTTCGCTCCGGAGATGCCTTCTTTGCGCCGGGCAGCAACGGACCACGCACAGACATTATCTGACTACCTTGAGGCTTCGCCGGATTGGCATGTATTCATCGAGCAGGGCAACCGTTTCGCGGCACGACGCTGGAGCTATGGAGGGGAACCCCGAGATACACTGCACGGTTACATCTCCGAGTTCAGCGGGGATGCCCGTTTCCAAACTCGCTGCCTGCTCTGCCTGGACCGAAAGCAATGGAGTCGATATAAGGTCCAGCATGTGGAGGAAGGATCGAAATCAGTGACACCTAAGTTGACGCTGGGTAACGACCTACATGAGAGTCGGGTGATGATTGAGTGTGGGGGGGTGTGGGTCGAGATCTTCGAGCAATCGAGCAAACCCGAGCGCCGCATCACCAAGGCTACCCTGAGCGCGCTTCAAAGCGAGTTTTCAGAGTTTGAGAAGCAACCCGAAGCCACCCTGGCGAAGGCTCGAGCGAAATCTCGTCAACTGGCGGTTCAACTTGCCGGCACGAATCGTCACCCGTTCCGATTGCTGACCGGCATGCAACCTGGCATCTACGGCGTGGTTTACGCTCTGAATCCCGGCGAGCCGGGCGCGGTTTACCTAAAGGCCTTCGAACTAACTCAGGGCACGCCACTTTCGAGTGCCCGACTTGCCGCGTCATCGAAAACCCGCATGACTTGGTCACCCCAGTCAGAAGAGAGATTTGGAACCAAGGCGGGATTCACAATCTATGAGGGTGATTGGGGCAAGCCGTATGCTGCCCGATTCGAAGTCTGGTTCCAGCCCGACTCCGCTAGTCCCGAACGCAAGCTCGCTGAACGGATATTCAAGATCGAAGGTTGGCAGAGATAAGCAAAAAGGTCCCGGTATGACATCCTCTTCAAAGACTCTAATCTCCCGAATGCGCGACGCAAACCGTTTGAAGTTCCGGCAAGGAGTTAGCGAAGAACTCAACCCAAGGTCGCCATGGGCAAATGCTTTGCTCCGCATTGCCCTTGTGCTTGCTGGCTTATTACTGTCGTCTTGTTCCTCAGTTTCCTCCCATCCCAGCAGGGCACAGATTCCTGCGAACCTCGATGACGCCCATCGGATATTAGCCAAAACACTCCGCTCAAGTGATCTAGCCAGCATCAAAGCGATGCGAAACGAAATCGAAATGGCTCAGTTCCACATGGGCCTGGGCTTGTGGATGAGAAATGAATGGGGTCTTCGAAAAAATTCTGCGCTCGCGCAGTTCTTCCTGCAGAAGGGAAATGTATCGGCAGACGACATGTCCAGCATCGTCCTAGGAACGTTTTGGTGCAAGCTGCATGACCAACCCTTCAGGCTTGAAGAACGCATCGCCTCCTTTCAAGCCAACCGGCGCTCGATGGAGAAACCGAAAGGTGGAAGTCCTAAGGATGGAGCCAGGATTGAGTGGGTGGTGAGTTACGGAAATCCTTCAACCCGAGTTCACCTCGGGATAAGCACTTCCGACGGGAGCTACTGGCGTTATGAATACGGAAGTGGTCGTGGCATCGAACCGACGACGCAAATTGAGGCTCAAGAACTAGCTGAGCTTAAGGAGACCTGGAGGAGCCTAGGGAGCACAGAGGAGATTCTGAACAAATGAGAGCCCCTTCGCGCTCGCCTGCCGGAGATGAGTGAACAACTCCAAGAAAGCCACTAACTGATCGATGACGCATGGGCTCTTGTGGACGCGGCTACGAGGTAAGCACGGACGGCCCTGGCCTACCAGGGCGCGAGTGGAAATCAGAACTATAATCCTCATCGGAACGCTTCGCGGTCAAATCTCGCCCTACCCGATATCGCCGGCTCGCATAGCATGGACACGGCCATTTCAGCACTCCAACTGAAGTCTCATCGTCTACAATAACGAAGTGCTGGCAGTGGGTTGTGGATGCTTTGACCTTCCATTCTTGAACCCTCTATCGGAGACTTCAGCAAGTTGCGTTGTTGGATAGGACGCCGTTTTACAAAGCAAATCTATGGCTTTCACTCAGGAAGAAGTCGCCCAGCACACGATCACTTTAGAGAAGCATTTTTGGTCA
The nucleotide sequence above comes from Verrucomicrobiales bacterium. Encoded proteins:
- a CDS encoding esterase family protein, which codes for MHPAQLRSNLNEPWPFPRWTSPLLLLTLILSFALPGLGAPTDDVYLLGPDSQPHEGVPRGKVIGPLTLASQVFTNTTRHYWVYVPAQYSASKPAALMIFQDGQAFVRTNGDYRVPFVFDNLIYRREMPVTLAVFINPGRRPDQKESSPEDWGDRINNRPTEYNELNDNYTRMIVQELLPTLQKDYNISANPDDRAIGGASSGAICAFTVAWHRPDQFRKVLSTIGSFTNIRGGHAYPDMVRASERKPIRIFLQDGLNDNRGRRRDGSYDPKWDWHTQNRRMVSALTEKGYDVNYCWGIGTHSNKQGGAMLPEMLRWLWRDYPRPDDPADDSNRSLLGPATP
- a CDS encoding HupE/UreJ family protein produces the protein MKTTSTPCLRGGPLFLTLLILLPTTAGAHTESGVIGGVLSGFKHPLTGLDHMLAMFAVGLWGAFLGTRAMWTLPVVFPVVMALGGAAGVLGLPLPAVETGIALSAVVLGAMVGLALKPPLWVAAVLVGIFAIFHGHAHGTELPKSDNALAYAIGFVIATGLLHLCGIGVGLVVRWPWGKVAVRVGGGIIAAVGFGFLFGLL
- a CDS encoding HupE/UreJ family protein yields the protein MVRPSFPWIGRLLVALILTGLPGIAHAHSPIAGAGDVVNGVLHPLLSPTHVLVLLALGLTAGRGQQSELRFPMFAFIPLSALGLFLTTTGWVETVHPTILIGIALVPAALLALEKIPPRSVLTALFGCGALALGLDSRVESGSASSANKVLVANWISLNVLVADVAIYVGLLGAAKWFKIALRIAGSWMIAIGVMVLAFALRR